Proteins encoded in a region of the Triticum dicoccoides isolate Atlit2015 ecotype Zavitan chromosome 3A, WEW_v2.0, whole genome shotgun sequence genome:
- the LOC119272396 gene encoding BTB/POZ and MATH domain-containing protein 1-like: MSFTGVSIVGQGQATGHAINVDAASGSHLLVINGYSHTKATAAAGAVILSLPFMVGGHRWRIFYCPKGAPSGCAEDSVSLILSLVDKNVTEDLKVQVGFSFLDQHEKQDSAYIRAKEPCNFSSGNRCWVHKNFVKRDALEKSKHLNDDCFTIRCDLAVVPPPTIQELISNLLMSKEGTDVTFNVGGETFVAHRSVLVARSSVFKAKLFGPIKEDMIASVIQIEDMEAKVFRALLSFIYTDLLPEMEVDMVEEREAQEVLWLQHLIAAADRYNLQRLKVLCEDKLCKLVDVSSVRTIFILAKRHNCGGLKDVCLEFLKTPSNLKEITATNVFDDIIRTCPYLLKELIGKLAS, encoded by the exons ATGTCATTTACCGGCGTGTCTATAGTCGGCCAGGGCCAGGCCACCGGCCACGCCATCAACGTCGACGCGGCCAGCGGGTCCCACCTGCTTGTGATCAATGGCTACTCGCACACTAAAGCCACTGCAGCTGCTGGCGCAGTAATCCTCTCGCTCCCTTTCATGGTAGGAGGACATCGTTGGCGCATCTTCTACTGCCCGAAAGGCGCCCCGTCGGGCTGCGCCGAGGACTCTGTATCGCTCATTCTTTCCCTTGTTGATAAAAATGTTACGGAGGATCTCAAGGTGCAGGTTGGATTTAGTTTCCTCGATCAGCATGAGAAGCAGGATTCAGCGTATATTCGTGCAAAAGAGCCGTGCAACTTCTCTAGCGGTAATCGATGCTGGGTTCACAAGAATTTCGTGAAAAGAGATGCCCTTGAGAAATCAAAGCATCTAAACGATGATTGTTTCACCATCCGATGCGACCTTGCCGTGGTACCGCCTCCTACCATACAAGAGCTTAtcag CAACCTCCTCATGTCCAAGGAGGGCACTGACGTGACATTTAATGTTGGCGGCGAGACGTTCGTTGCACACCGGTCCGTGCTTGTGGCCCGGTCTTCGGTCTTCAAGGCAAAGCTCTTTGGCCCCATAAAGGAAGACATGATAGCTAGTGTCATACAAATAGAAGACATGGAAGCAAAAGTGTTTAGAGCCTTGCTTAGCTTTATTTACACCGACTTGCTACCCGAGATGGAGGTGGACATGGTGGAGGAAAGAGAAGCCCAAGAAGTCTTGTGGCTGCAACACTTGATTGCAGCGGCAGATAGATACAATCTCCAAAGGCTGAAGGTACTATGTGAAGATAAGTTATGCAAACTCGTAGACGTGAGCTCGGTGAGGACTATTTTCATTCTAGCCAAGAGGCACAATTGTGGTGGATTGAAGGATGTATGCCTTGAATTCCTCAAGACACCTTCTAATTTGAAGGAGATAACGGCGACTAACGTCTTCGACGATATAATTAGAACATGCCCCTATCTTTTAAAGGAGCTCATTGGCAAGCTTGCTTCCTAA